One Salmo trutta chromosome 26, fSalTru1.1, whole genome shotgun sequence DNA window includes the following coding sequences:
- the LOC115163132 gene encoding centrosomal protein of 164 kDa isoform X1, with the protein MTAAAALQIGDQLILEEDYDENYIPSQQEIHEYAREIGIDPNQEPELLWLAREGIVAPLPPEWKPCQDVSGDVYYFNFSSGQSTWDHPCDEQYRSLVKQERERAGTQPHGPPTTATKKKEKKKKDKEPKKKAKDQELLKPPGSVNKGESPALKESQTETGKATLGLQGPSAPTQPPLSPLNALSNTAPPSLAPLSHLSTLPPLTWAVSPLSPLGGSVRCSKALADAQEILGLSPGFSRAFSDPVPETQPPPASSHPPNTPGRGFELTWGLAPYDEEWDRAVEFGLGPTDDTQSQADAVSHGSIEGGAEGFVTEEVVEWREAAEEGRESSSDFSDKVVCLEVEVEEGKAIEPQLPSCGHSTPGAVMTETYEGRESQAKQKEKLIPGVHLLDARDSEQGLVPYLAPLCLSPGPMSTYFSAERHGKGESMADPAGQGSAGSRQPLSLTLGPLQAPMGSLGSLAPLRGLDGTALRGSLGSYGGLESLKSPLGGPLSSLGSSLLGGRQEERVSFSLPGFEDDEGNISEDEQPSPRGSARLLQNLHLDLDALGGGLQYEDSEASGVAPPEERTEAELRDLALSGEHSPEPTPQQDSLRGRHLPSCPPCGGSRDCSSAGVCPPTPDPQHAKTRDSGEEEEEEEDYEEGWGEDGESVAEEEGGEEENQGEEGQVSEKKKGEEEEDKDVETEASEELEGVEKLEGEEQSDEVIKRCVKSEEGEEDVNKKEEEQGSDEKIERYLGEQEERDGVVEQCVKNEELDKQVEERNELAESSVKSEGEQKAEESDEGVDRRNTSEEEGEGKKGEQEEESDEVVERYMKEMEGGDEEVSEIVGERYLKSKHVERKEETVRDSVEEKKEEEDEAKGDEDSDEVFERWLKEEAEEGESEVVERCEEEEGESEVVERCVKSDEAVDEEGESEVVERCVISEEVEEGKDEPEEVLERCVKSEEVEEGKDEPEEVLERCVISEEVEEVKDEPEEVLERCVKSEEVEEGKDEPEEVLERCVKSEEVEEGKDEPEEVLEKCVKSEEVEESDKVFERCSLSEKGASEGEESSEEEVEGCVKSKRKEKEGDKLEEDSDEVVEEVQASPKPKTSTSSGEVIERYEPHTVQVRSLGQKKKIADLKRSDNMEVYVGKKKNVPKQSPVPAEQSEASEHIEVTSSSTKDLRSGFGSKLSENVLDLKDLSPAVSPLLQEKEGKVKVSAAEEKERRKRAEAAESRLQAAGREDPAMEDRHPSQSSESQQDTGSSHSEPEPRPRAEGVSTSASLGVSGVQGVKRPDTSRGRLVRSPHAHYKEEAPRQGEDSRRALEEERDKERRETEREIEEEKERALRERQEKVRLLQEELRREEEEEEQRLKEESEERVRSLRERLQCKGREEESRLSVESESRLLELRELARRERENQQRNVREEGEAMLRQLRATLEAEREAERERIEAQKRRDLEQLREESEEELRVEKQRLLGEREEQLDSLRQEGRSSASERRRELKSPRSPEQHLAEYQRELGDVLQEVREEVQRDHGRKLKQLKDDHRRELNSIRDNHLDQEAVQREQLLCALQEERDGLLATHSAQLERLRTQLDSQLSKTRQTHTRKEAKIQELGDKLELRARELKTQEAILKTQAANLKKRRQQLGDEEDEIDRGIEALPGVMQERDGLREDLERVEGQRDRARQEAERAREERTKVRDELERIREERDKATEESRRMKEERDRLESKVELLQERCDQLCRRVSDLEQSEIKRPTTRLDRTEEEERKEEKDSEAPPSTAGREKVLHVEDLKEPPVLDDLRQYISSEGLSLQKARRFLERESGRLSERQAALQAAQAQSSSSQYPNTTSHAQATQEMYRNLQQVHEASDVEELRVTVQRGNSLLRRKEERLQQLESSVAEEVSPHHYYDDQDRLAADRKVAFDVTESDMSSVSNGLDGPGGDPTVPAKVQHLAESLQHISGQLSTVLGALGSLTQRQTPYQPLPLPLPLSQPRTPTSMPLSQLSMPLSGPSWAWAPHSTSMQPRGSEDLLNSRWAKLFPGAPIESITTSSLRTHALYSGYSPASEQARSLSSMQPKPVEMDGQRLQGLIDGNKRWLETRRKDPSVPLFTRYRTPPNCEWTGPAEPG; encoded by the exons ATGACAGCAGCTGCTGCTCTACAGATTGGAGACCAGCTGATCCTGGAAGAGGACTACGATGAGAACTATATCCCCTCTCAACAAG AGATCCACGAGTACGCACGAGAGATTGGCATTGATCCCAATCAGGAGCCGGAGCTCCTATGGCTGGCCAGGGAGGGCATTGTTGCCCCACTGCCTCCCGAATGGAAACCCTG tCAGGACGTGTCGGGGGACGTGTACTACTTCAACTTCTCCTCGGGTCAGTCCACCTGGGACCACCCGTGTGACGAGCAATACCGCAGCCTGGTAAAACAGGAGCGCGAACGAGCCGGCACCCAGCCCCACGGGCCCCCCACCACCGCCActaagaagaaggagaagaagaaaaaagacaAAGAGCCAAAGAAGAAGGCGAAAGACCAAGAGCTCCTGAAACCACCAGGA TCTGTAAACAAAGGGGAAAGTCCTGCATTGAAGGAGAGCCAGACAGAAACAGGGAAGGCCACTCTCGGATTACAGGGACCCTCTGCACCCACccagccccctctctcccccctgaaCGCCCTCTCTAATACAGCACCCCCCAGCTTGGCTCCACTATCCCacctgtccaccctccctcctctcacctgGGCTGTATCTCCTCTTTCCCCACTGGGTGGGTCTGTCCGCTGCAGTAAGGCCCTAGCGGACGCCCAAGAGATCCTGGGCCTTTCTCCTGGCTTCTCTAGAGCTTTCTCTGACCCAGTCCCAGAGACTCAGCCTCCACCTGCCTCCTCACACCCTCCCAACACCCCTGGGAGGGGGTTTGAACTGACTTGGGGGCTAGCGCCATACGATGAGGAATGGGACAGGGCAGTGGAGTTTGGCCTAGGGCCCACTGATGACACACAGAGCCAAGCTGATGCAGTTAGTCATGGTAGTATCGAGGGGGGAGCAGAGGGCTTTGTCACTGAGGAGGTGGTGGAATGGAGGGAGGCAGCAGAAGAGGGCAGGGAGAGCAGTAGTGATTTCAGCGACAAGGTGGTCTGTTTGGAagtggaggtagaggaaggaAAGGCTATTGAACCCCAATTGCCATCATGTGGTCATTCTACACCTGGGGCAGTGATGACCGAAACATATGAGGGAAGAGAAAGCCAAGCCAAGCAGAAGGAAAAGTTAATCCCAGGAGTTCACTTACTTGATGCCAGGGACAGTGAGCAGGGCCTCGTCCCCTACCtggcccctctctgtctctccccggGGCCCATGTCCACTTACTTCTCAGCCGAGAGAcatggaaagggagagagcatGGCTGATCCCGCAGGGCAGGGCAGTGCAGGGAGTCGGCAG ccgTTGAGCTTGACCCTTGGGCCTCTGCAGGCCCCAATGGGGAGCCTGGGGAGCCTTGCTCCACTACGGGGTCTTGATGGCACGGCCTTGAGGGGGTCCCTGGGCAGCTATGGAGGGCTGGAGTCCCTGAAGAGTCCCCTTGGG gGTCCTCTCTCAAGCCTGGGGTCCAGCTTACTGGGAGGGCGACAGGAGGAGCGcgtgtctttctctctgcctggGTTCGAGGATGACGAGGGTAACATCTCAGAGGATGAGCAGCCG AGTCCTCGTGGCTCGGCCAGACTGTTACAGAACCTGCACCTGGACTTGGATGCGTTGGGAGGAGGGCTGCAGTATGAG GACAGCGAGGCCAGTGGAGTGGCCCcaccagaggagaggacagaagcaGAGCTACGGGACCTGGCCCTGTCTGGAGAGCACAGCCCTGAGCCCACTCCTCAACAG GACTCCCTTCGTGGACGCCACCTCCCCTCCTGTCCACCATGCGGAGGCAGCAGGGACTGCAGTAGTGCTGGGGTCTGCCCCCCTACCCCAGACCCCCAGCATGCTAAAACTAGAGacagtggagaggaagaggaggaggaggaagattatgaggaggggtggggagaggacgGAGAGAGTGTGGCTGAGGAGGAAGGAGGTGAAGAGGAGAACCAGGGAGAAGAGGGACAAGTGAGTGagaagaagaaaggagaggaggaggaggacaaggacGTTGAGACTGAGGCCAGTGAGGAGCTAGAGGGTGTAGAAAAGTTGGAGGGAGAGGAGCAAAGTGATGAGGTCATAAAGAGGTGTGTAAAAAGTGAGGAAGGGGAGGAAGATGTCAATAAAAAGGAGGAAGAACAAGGAAGTGATGAAAAGATAGAGAGATATCTTGGAGAgcaagaagagagggatggggtaGTAGAGCAATGTGTTAAAAATGAAGAACTTGATAAACAGGTAGAGGAAAGAAATGAGCTGGCTGAGAGCAGTGTTAAAAGTGAGGGAGAACAAAAAGCAGAAGAGAGTGATGAGGGAGTTGACAGACGCAATACAAgtgaggaagaaggagagggaaaAAAGGGGGAACAGGAGGAAGAGAGTGATGAGGTAGTAGAGAGATAtatgaaagagatggagggaggcgaTGAAGAGGTAAGTGAGATAGTGGGGGAGAGATATTTGAAAAGCAAGCATGTGGAAAGGAAGGAAGAGACTGTCAGAGACAGTgtagaggagaagaaagaggaggaagatgaggcaAAGGGAGATGAGGATAGTGATGAAGTGTTTGAGAGGTGGTTGAAAGAGGAGGCTGAGGAGGGTGAGAGTGAGGTGGTAGAGAgatgtgaggaagaggagggtgagagTGAGGTGGTAGAGAGGTGTGTGAAAAGTGATGAAGCGGTGGACGAGGAGGGTGAGAGTGAGGTGGTAGAGAGGTGTGTGATAAGTGAGGAAGTGGAGGAGGGTAAAGATGAACCTGAGGAGGTGTTGGAGAGATGTGTGAAAAGCGAGGAAGTGGAGGAGGGTAAAGATGAACCTGAGGAGGTGTTGGAGAGATGTGTGATAAGTGAGGAAGTGGAGGAGGTTAAAGATGAACCTGAAGAGGTGTTGGAGAGATGTGTGAAAAGCGAGGAAGTGGAGGAGGGTAAAGATGAACCTGAGGAGGTGTTGGAGAGATGTGTGAAAAGCGAGGAAGTGGAGGAGGGTAAAGATGAACCTGAGGAGGTGCTGGAGAAGTGTGTCAAAAGCGAGGAAGTGGAGGAAAGTGACAAAGTCTTCGAGAGATGCTCGCTGAGTGAAAAAGGAGctagtgaaggagaggagagcagtgaggaggaggtggaggggtgcGTCAAAAGCAAACGAAAAGAAAAGGAAGGAGACAAACTTGAAGAAGACAGCGATGAGGTGGTGGAAGAAGTGCAAGCCTCACCGAAACCCAAAACATCCACAAGCTCAGGCGAAGTAATCGAGAGATATGAACCACACACGGTCCAAGTTAGGTCACTGGGGCAGAAGAAGAAGATAGCGGACCTTAAACGAAGTGACAACATGGAGGTGTATGTGGGGAAGAAGAAGAATGTGCCCAAACAAAGCCCTGTACCAGCAGAG CAGTCCGAGGCCAGCGAGCACATTGAGGTGACATCCTCCTCCACCAAGGACCTCAGG TCTGGTTTTGGCTCCAAGTTGTCAGAGAACGTCCTGGACCTGAAGGATCTCTCCCCTGCTGTTAGTCCACTCTTACAG GAAAAAGAGGGCAAAGTGAAAGTCAGTGCGGCAGAGGAGAAGGAACGGAGGAAGAGGGCAGAAGCTGCAGAGAG CCGTCTTCAAGCTGCAGGCAGGGAGGATCCAGCAATGGAGGACAGGCACCCCAGCCAGTCCAGTGAATCCCAACAGGACACAGGGTCCTCCCATTCTGAGCCGGAGCCCCGGCCGCGGGCCGAGGGGGTCAGCACCAGCGCCAGCCTAGGGGTGTCGGGGGTCCAGGGGGTCAAGCGGCCTGACACCTCCAGAGGCCGCCTGGTTAGGAGCCCCCACGCCCACTACAAGGAGGAAGCCCCCAGACAGGGGGAGGACAGCAGAAGGgccctggaggaggagagggacaaggagaggagggagactgagagggagatagaggaggaaaaggagcgtGCGCTGCGGGAGAGGCAGGAGAAGGTGCGCCTACTTCAGGAGGAGCTGCGgcgggaggaggaagaggaggaacagaggctgaaggaggagagcgaggagagggTCAG GAGCCTGAGGGAGAGGCTCCAGTgtaaggggagggaagaggagagcagGCTGAGTGTGGAGTCTGAAAGCAGGCTACTGGAGCTGAGGGAGCTGGcccggagggagagagagaaccagcaACGCAACGTCAG GGAGGAGGGCGAGGCGATGCTGAGGCAGCTGCGTGCCACCCTGGAGGCGGAGAGAGAGGCGGAGCGAGAGAGGATAGAGGCCCAGAAGAGGCGGGATCTAGAGCAACTGAGGGAGGAGTCAGAGGAGGAGCTACGTGTGGAGAAGCAGAGACTGCTTGGGGAGCGGGAGGAGCAACTCGACTCCCTCAGACAGGAG gggAGAAGCAGTGCCAGTGAGAGGCGGAGGGAGTTGAAGAGCCCTCGTAGCCCAGAGCAGCATCTAGCAGAGTACCAAAGAGAG TTGGGAGACGTGCTCCAGGAAGTGAGGGAGGAAGTGCAGCGTGACCACGGCAGGAAGCTGAAGCAGCTCAAAGACGACCACCGCAGAGAACTCAACTCAATCAGAGACAATCATCTGGACCAG GAGGCTGTCCAAAGGGAGCAGTTGCTGTGTGCcctgcaggaggagagagatggcctGCTGGCCACCCACAGCGCCCAGCTGGAGAGACTCCGTACACAGCTAGACTCCCAGCTCTCCAAGACccgccagacacacacacgcaag GAGGCAAAGATTCAGGAGCTGGGGGACAAGCTGGAGCTGAGGGCCAGAGAACTGAAGACCCAGGAGGCAATACTGAAGACCCAG GCAGCGAATTTGAAGAAGAGGCGGCAGCAGCTTGGGGATGAAGAGGATGAGATAGACAGAGGAATAGAG GCTCTGCCTGGAGTCATGCAGGAGAGAGATGGACTGAGAGAGGATCTGGAGAGGGTggaaggacagagggacagggcgAGGCAGGAGgcggagagagcgagggaggagaggaccaAAGTGAGAGACGAGTTGGAGAGaattagggaggagagggacaaagCGACGGAGGAGAGCAGGAGGATGAAGGAGGAGCGGGACCGGCTGGAGAGCAAGGTGGAGCTGCTGCAGGAGCGCTGTGATCAGCTGTGCCGCAGagtcag TGATCTGGAGCAGAGTGAGATCAAGAGGCCTACTACTAGACTGGACCGaacagaagaggaggagaggaaggaggagaaggataGCGAGGCACCGCCCTCTACTGCTGGACGGGAGAAAGTGCTGCATGTGGAAGATCTGAAAGAACCTCCTGTCTTGGacga cTTGCGTCAGTATATCTCCTCTGAGGGGCTGTCCCTGCAGAAAGCCCGGCGCTTcctggagagggagagtggtCGTCTGAGTGAGCGACAGGCAGCGCTGCAGGCAGCTCAGGCCCAGTCCAGCTCCTCTCAGTACCCCAACACAACCAGCCACGCCCAGGCCACACAGGAGATGTACAGGAACCTGCAGCAGGTACAT GAGGCCAGTGACGTGGAGGAGTTGAGGGTGACTGTGCAGAGGGGGAACTCGCTGCTACGCAGGAAGGAGGAGAGACTGCAACAGCTAGAGAGCTCCGTAGCTGAAGAG GTCTCCCCTCATCACTACTATGATGACCAGGACAGACTGGCGGCTGATAGGAAGGTGGCCTTTGATGTGACTGAATCAGATATGAGCAGCGTCAGCAATGGCCTTGATGGCCCCG gtggGGACCCCACAGTGCCAGCTAAGGTGCAGCACTTAGCCGAGTCGCTCCAGCACATCTCTGGCCAGCTCAGCACAGTCCTGGGGGCCCTGGGCTCCCTGACCCAACGCCAGACCCCTTACCAGCCTCTCCCCCTACCCCTGCCCCTCTCCCAGCCCCGaacccccacctcaatgcctcttTCACAGCTCTCCATGCCTCTGTCTGGGCCCTCCTGGGCGTGGGCCCCTCACAGCACCTCCATGCAGCCACGGGGTTCTGAGGACCTGCTTAACAGCCGCTGGGCCAAGCTCTTCCCTG GGGCTCCTATTGAGTCCATAACCACCAGTTCCTTGAGGACGCATGCGCTTTATTCAGGGTACAGTCCTGCAAG TGAGCAGGCTCGTAGTCTGTCCTCCATGCAGCCTAAGCCAGTGGAGATGGATGGACAGAGGCTACAGGGTCTAATTGACGGCAACAAGAGATGGCTGGAGACACGCAGGAAAGACCCCAGTGT ACCTCTGTTCACGCGTTATCGGACCCCCCCCAACTGTGAGTGGACTGGTCCAGCTGAGCCTGGATGA